The following nucleotide sequence is from Leopardus geoffroyi isolate Oge1 chromosome D4, O.geoffroyi_Oge1_pat1.0, whole genome shotgun sequence.
ACTTGGTGCTCCTGGGCCAGATGCGGAGACTGTCCCCTTTCTTGTGCCTGCGGGCCAGAAAAGACTTCCGCTTCCCCCGGGAGATGCTGGAGGGCGGCCAGCTCCGGGAGGCCcaggccgccgccgccgtccTGCGGGAGCTGCTCCAGCAGACCTTCAACCTGTTGCACACGGAGCGCTCCTCGGCGGCCTGGAGCCCCGCGCCGCTGCACGGACTCCGCTCTGGCCTCCACCGGCAGCTGGAAGCCCTGGACGCCTGCTTGGTGCAGGCCACGGGCGAGGGAGAGCGCGCCCCGGGGATGCACGGCCCTGCCCTGGCCATCAAGAGGTACTTCCAGGACATCCGCGTCTACCTGGAGGACGAGGGATACAGTGACTGCGCCTGGGAAATTGTCAGGCTGGAAATCATGAGAGCCTTGTCCTCCTCGGCGACCTTGCAAGACAGCTTGGCCATCAAGGATGGAGACCTGGGGTCACCTTGAAGTGATTCTCACCGCCTGACGTGCCACATCACCCCTGCACTATGTCTGCTCACTTCAAGAGACTCATTCCTGCTTTAGTAGAGAATTCATTGAATTTAACTCAACAAATACTTTGTGAATAGTATGaagaagatgttttaaaaaattcagcttCAGGATTGTTAGTCTCTAAGAGATGACTTCTCTGATGCTtggtttcccttttttaaaaaagttatttatttatttatttatttatttatttatatgtattccTTCTTGCATCTATCGTATTTATAGAATTCAGAGGTTATATACAGTGAAATGTTCATCtttaaattgcattaaaatttacaaaacatattTACCTTTCCATGttattaaatttgcattttgctttatATGTTACATACTTATCAAAGAGAACTTCTCGAATGTTTGTTCTAAAATCAAaatccacatcattgtaaatgaTATTGAGGAACAGatagtaaaatttatttactcattcattccattCAGAGTATATGTCAAAACGGGAGTATCTAAATGACAAATGTGTAATTGTGGTCAAGAACTAGAGgtcacctggggtgcctggatggctcagtcagtagaactgcaactcttgatctcagggttgtgagctcaagctccatgttgggcatggacctcactttttaaaaaatgaaaggggcgcctggctggcttagtctgtagagcatgcaactcttgatttccggtTTATCAATTGgaggtgtagatattacttaaaaagccaaattatgggaaaagcctaaatgtccatcagcagatgaatggataaagaaaatgcggtatatatatatatatatatatatatatatatatgatggaatactacttgacaatgagaaagaatgaagtcatgccatttgcagcaacatggatggaactggaaggtattatgctgagtgaaataagtcagtcagagaaggacagatatcgtgttttcactcatatgtcgatcttgagaaacttaacagaagaccatgggggaaggaaagggggaaaaatagttacaaacagaaagggaggcaggcAAACCAAAAGGGACCCTAAATGCAGAGAACAttctgggggttgatgggggtgggggtggggaagaggggaaaatgggtgatgggcatcgaggagggcgcttgttgggatgagcactgggtgttgtatgtaagtgatgaaccacgggaatctaccccggagaccaagagcacactttacacgctgtatgttagccaatttgacaataaattatatttgaaagaagtaaaatctttttaaaaaatgaaaaaaaaatctagaggtCAATAAAGCACATACAGTTTCTGCTGTGTTGAAACTCAGCCTTGtagggaaggagacacaaaaaacagtactaatgtttattttatttcagttatgttaaaaattacaaagggaagcaaaggaaaatgaTGTTCTTACACAAGAAGCTTTAGGTACAAAGGATGCTGGCAAGGAAGAGTGATATTAGATATCCTTTCTAAGGTGCCTGGGAGACATGTGAGTGCTGAAGTCTTACCTGCAGTTGGGAATGTGGGTCTGGAATTTACAAAAATGCCGTGAGAAAGGTGTCAGTTTGGGATTCCTTACTGAGTATCTGGGAACGAGGCACGGGAATGAATGTGGTCACGTATAAGTAGAATGGACAATGAGACGTAGTCCTGCAGACCTTCAATGTTTAAAGGTCAGGCAGAGGAGAGTCTGGGAAGGGCATTGAGGCAGAGTGGCCAGTGCAGTTGGAAGGACACATGGGGACAAGACTTGACCATGAAGGGAATACGGGTCAGGGTGGTGCTTTGTAGGGCAGGTGTGGATGAACTGTCCCCATGGACCTGCAAACAGATGGAGCTGGTGGCCTTAGCATGGTTTTGGTTTAGTGGAATTAATGGGGCAGAGGCCAGATAGGAGTAGgtgggagagaaaacacaagaacGAGGATTAGGGATACCATGTATAGAAAttatctttaggggcgcctgggtggcgcagtcggttgagcgtccgacttcagccaggtcgcaatctcgcggtccgtgagttcgagcccggcgtcaggctctgggctgacggctcagagcctggagcctgtttccgattctgtgtctccctctctctctgcccctcccccgttcatgctctgtctctctctgtcccaaaaataaataaaaacgttgaaaaaaaaaattaaaaaaaaaaagaaattatctttataCGCTTGTTTGTGAAGTGGGGGGAGAGAAATAAGGTATTACTTCGAGGGAAACGTGGGTTACCATCTCTGTGTGTAAGAAATTGTCACAGTGGGAAATCAGCAGGTGCTTCCTCTTCATTAacaaactggtaaaaaaaaaaaaaactaagggaaaaaggaagagaagtaagCTCtcgtaaaacaacaacaaatgattCGTACAAGTCCAGGTGGTCATGCATTTTAGAAGTTGCTCAAAAAACCGAAAACGGAAGCTTGGAATCAACAACAGTGGCCTTAATCAGAGAAATATGAATTCTGTTCAGCGATCAGTCTGACaggtttaaatttgtttttacgGATTTTAGTTTGCACatggtatttacattttacagaacaatattttcattataatgtaTAACAACTTTGTTCTGTAAGAACACACGGAACTTCTCAAAAGTGATCAAAA
It contains:
- the LOC123592620 gene encoding interferon omega-1-like, coding for MALLRPLLTALALLTCRPGGSLGCALPGSQAQVSRDNLVLLGQMRRLSPFLCLRARKDFRFPREMLEGGQLREAQAAAAVLRELLQQTFNLLHTERSSAAWSPAPLHGLRSGLHRQLEALDACLVQATGEGERAPGMHGPALAIKRYFQDIRVYLEDEGYSDCAWEIVRLEIMRALSSSATLQDSLAIKDGDLGSP